The following coding sequences are from one Macaca nemestrina isolate mMacNem1 chromosome 1, mMacNem.hap1, whole genome shotgun sequence window:
- the LOC139357021 gene encoding double homeobox protein 4C-like, giving the protein MALPTPGDGALPAGARGRGRRRRLVWTPSQREALRACFERNPYPGIATREELAQAIGIPEPRVQIWFQNERSRQLRQHRRESRPWPGKRGPQEGRRKRTAVTRSQTALLLRAFQQDRFPGIATREELARETGLPESRIQIWFQNRRARHPGQGGGAPAHAGGPGDAAPGGCPPAPSPVAFTHTGAWATGLPAPHVPCSPWTLPPGAFVGQGAGAVAPLQPSQAAQAAGISHPAPAGGDWDFSYAALATPEGALSHPQTPRGWPPRPSQWRGDRDPQHHSLPGPCSVGQPGPAGAEPQGQGVQAPPTSQGSPWWGWGQGPQVAGAAWEPQVGAAPPPGPAPPEASAGQEQMQAIRAPSPPLQEPGRSSALPSSLLDELLETPEFLQQAQPLLETEAPTELQDVGEPALLEPLLLSEEEYRALLEEL; this is encoded by the coding sequence atggctctcccgacacccggcgacggcgccctcccggcgggagcccgaggacgaggacggcgaaggagactcgtttggaccccgagccagagggaggccctgcgagcctgctttgagcggaacccgtacccgggcatcgccaccagggaagagctggcccaggccatcggcattccggagcccagggtccagatttggtttcagaacgagagatcgcgccagctgaggcagcaccggcgggaatctcggccctggcccgggaaacgcggcccgcaagaaggcaggcgaaagcggaccgccgtcacccggtcccagaccgccctgctcctgcgagccttccagcaggatcgctttccaggcatcgccacccgggaagaactggccagagagacgggcctcccggagtcccggattcagatttggtttcagaaccggagggccaggcacccgggccagggtggcggggcaccggcgcacgcaggcggcccgggcgacgcggcccccggcgggtgtccccccgctccctcgccggtcgccttcacccacaccggggcgtgggcaacggggcttcccgccccccacgtgccctgctcgccctggactctcccaccgggggctttcgtgggccagggagcaggggccgtcgccccgctgcagcccagccaggctgcgcaggcagcagggatctcccatcctgccccggcaggcggggattgggatttttcctacgctgccctggcgactccggaaggggcgctctcccaccctcagactccccgggggtggcctccgcgcccgagccaatggcggggggatcgggacccgcagcaccacagcctgccgggcccttgctcggtgggacagcctgggcccgctggagctgagcctcagggccagggtgtgcaggcgccgcccacgtcccaggggagtccgtggtggggctggggccaggggccccaggtcgccggggcggcgtgggagccccaagtcggggcagctccacctccggggcccgcgcccccggaggcctccgcggggcaggagcagatgcaagccatccgggcgccctccccgccgctccaggagcctgggcgctcgtctgcactcccctccagcctgctggatgagctcctggagacccccgagtttctgcagcaggcgcaacctttgctagaaacggaggccccgacggagctgcaggacgtgggagagcccgctttgctggaaccgctactcctcagcgaggaggagtaccgggctctgctggaggagctttag